The Zalophus californianus isolate mZalCal1 chromosome 8, mZalCal1.pri.v2, whole genome shotgun sequence genome has a segment encoding these proteins:
- the LOC113937164 gene encoding 60S ribosomal protein L29: MAKSKNHTTHNQSRKWHRNGIKKPRSQRYESLKGVDPKFLRNMRFAKKHNKKGLKKMQANNAKAMSARAQAIKALVKPKEVKPKIPKGGSRKLNRLAYIAHPKLGKRARARIAKGLRLCRPKSKAKAQTKAQAVALAPAPAPAAAPAPKGAQAPTKAPV; this comes from the coding sequence ATGGCCAAGTCCAAGAACCACACCACGCACAACCAGTCACGAAAATGGCACAGAAATGGCATCAAGAAACCCCGGTCACAAAGATACGAATCTCTTAAGGGGGTAGACCCCAAGTTCTTGAGGAACATGCGCTTTGCCAAGAAGCACAACAAGAAGGGCCTGAAGAAGATGCAGGCCAACAACGCCAAGGCCATGAGTGCACGTGCACAGGCTATCAAGGCCCTCGTCAAGCCCAAGGAGGTCAAGCCCAAGATCCCAAAGGGCGGCAGCCGCAAGCTCAATCGACTTGCCTACATCGCTCACCCCAAGCTCGGGAAACGTGCTCGTGCCCGCATTGCCAAGGGTCTCAGGCTCTGCCGGCCAAAGTCCAAGGCCAAGGCTCAAACCAAGGCCCAGGCTGTGGCTCTGGCTCCGGCTCCAGCTCCTGCTGCAGCTCCGGCTCCCAAAGGTGCCCAGGCCCCCACAAAGGCTCCAGTGTAG